A stretch of Hydractinia symbiolongicarpus strain clone_291-10 chromosome 9, HSymV2.1, whole genome shotgun sequence DNA encodes these proteins:
- the LOC130656974 gene encoding platelet glycoprotein 4-like, translating to MRINSKQRTKSILLGAAGLLLVVIGIVAGKLILSMVVKNIKSTFCVDSTTHESFQDWKGDASKRKATYQKLAYYWNMTNVDGFLHNGEIPKFQQVGPYIYRFANEKADIKFTEDSVRYKSITQTEYDREATMKQCPKCKEDDMLSVINLGYIGVMMAAGGDNIFALNMAPYVTMAIIAPAPDIVLTKLGQKNEFFPNNFLSFSNVMQKNFSLIEMRGLYSILSNATLLGTAKATPPKCLADPITPECLKIGFLPLVQNFQATTNNITMSVLAGTILSLFCPNITHQCFPILNYLLPVAGYVTNVLVKFTMHLLIDSKQYGLVTTRKQSELSMGYKMMLPGLKNGIDVDGFVGNDSDKVKAATSSKFEEYYKCNVESSTAFAWKSHNGLDFAPTAYHVNTSADYRKIDGRYRRTIFGLKTSLTGCKTAQEMEHGSYDIFDSTLQTSYRITRKSASVYRTVHVQDFDVDLPRLFKVNNKSVLIKGVLDLSNTKGGVPFLVSPPHFFAGDEKLSQRFNMTPNEREHQPKFRIEPISGNTITIKFGIQVNTAIPKHIVKAPRNSALNVTYVDEPGRYLHPVPIVWVEIDASPTDDELKDALVLADVMKGSCAALIVGPVLGLFFIIIAVYIFVKALKTGGSIANVNAATKDS from the exons ATGCGGATTAATTCAAAGCAAAGAACCAAGTCTATTTTGCTCGGTGCGGCTGGATTGCTATTGGTTGTAATCGGAATTGTGGCGGGAAAACTTATTTTATCCATGGTGGTGAAGAATATAAAGAGTACTTTCTGTGTTGATTCTACAACACATGAATCGTTTCAAGATTGG AAGGGAGACGCAAGCAAAAGGAAGGCAACATATCAAAAGTTGGCGTACTACTGGAACATGACGAATGTGGACGGATTTCTTCACAATGGCGAGATACCAAAA TTCCAACAAGTTGGACCGTATATCTACAGATTCGCTAATGAGAAGGCTGACATCAAATTTACTGAAGACTCTGTACGGTATAAGTCAATCACTCAAACTGAATATGACAGGGAAGCAACAATGAAACAATGTCCGAAATGTAAAGAAGACGATATG CTCAGTGTTATCAACCTTGGATACATTGGAGTCATGATGGCAGCTGGAGGAGACAATATCTTCGCTTTAAATATGGCACCCTACGTTACCATGGCAATCATAGCGCCGGCACCTGACATTGTTTTAACCAAACTTGGCCAAAAAAACGAattttttccgaataattttttatcatttagcAATGTGATGCAAAAAAACTTCTCTCTGATTGAGATGAGAGGATTGTACTCAATTTTATCAAATGCTACTTTGCTGGGGACAGCAAAAGCAACGCCACCAAAATGCCTAGCCGATCCCATCACACcagaatgtttaaaaattggATTTCTGCCACTTGTTCAGAATTTTCAAGCCACAACAAACAACATCACCATGTCAGTATTAGCAGGCACAATTCTTTCCTTATTTTGCCCAAATATTACCCATCAGTGTTTTCCAATTTTAAACTATTTGCTTCCTGTAGCTGGTTATGTCACAAATGTTCTTGTTAAGTTTACCATGCATTTATTGATTGACTCAAAACAATACGGCTTGGTGACTACACGAAAGCAAAGCGAACTTAGCATGGGTTATAAGATGATGCTACCGGGTTTAAAAAATGGAATCGACGTAGATGGTTTTGTCGGCAATGATAGCGATAAAGTGAAAGCAGCAACATCTTCAAAATTTGAAGAATATTATAAATGCAATGTTGAATCATCAACCGCATTTGCATGGAAAT CTCACAACGGTCTTGATTTTGCTCCCACTGCTTATCACGTGAACACGTCAGCTGACTATCGGAAAATAGATGGAAGATATCGAAGGACGATTTTTGGTTTGAAAACTTCTCTTACTGGTTgtaaaacagcacaagaaatgGAGCATGGCTCATATGACATTTTCGATTCTACGTTACAAACTAGCTATCGTATCACAAGAAAGTCTGCTTCAGTTTATAGAACTGTTCATGTACAAGACTTTGATGTAGATTTGCCTCGATTGTTCAAGGTAAATAATAAGTCCGTCTTAATCAAAGGAGTTCTTGATTTATCCAACACAAAAGGAGGAGTGCCATTTCTTGTGAGCCCTCCTCACTTCTTCGCTGGAGATGAAAAGTTGTCGCAACGTTTCAACATGACACCCAATGAAAGGGAACATCAACCAAAG TTCAGAATAGAACCAATATCGGGGAATACAATCACCATCAAATTCGGAATACAAGTCAACACAGCTATACCAAAACATATTGTTAAAGCTCCTCGAAATTCAGCGTTGAATGTCACCTATGTAGACGAACCTGGAAGATATCTGCATCCTGTACCAATAGTATGGGTTGAAATTGACGCGTCGCCTACTGATGATGAACTGAAAGATGCTCTGGTG TTGGCTGACGTCATGAAAGGTAGCTGTGCAGCTCTTATAGTTGGTCCGGTGCTTGGCTTGTTCTTCATAATCATTGCTGTTTATATCTTCGTAAAAGCTTTAAAGACAGGAGGATCGATCGCAAATGTTAATGCCGCTACAAAGGATTCGTAG